The genomic stretch AGTCTTTCCATGCCTAAATTTTCTACATGTGACACTTTTATATGCTATTAATGACTTTTGGCAAAAAGTCCATGATGCACCCCATGCTTAAATTCCTTCTATCTCAAATCTTTATGTGTAACAAGGACTTTTGATGGACCTAGAGGACTTACATTAATAGTGAAATAGTTATTTGTGAATATGATTGTGTATGTTGTTAGTGTCAAGagtattcaacaaaaatatatatgaaaacACAAACAAAACAACATTAACAAAATCGATTATCATGGTTTAGAGACCTCCTAATCCACAAtttatgatatagttgatgaaTCATCCCTAATGATTCCATTAGAGCCTAACACTCAATTGATTGTAAAATAGAATCAAAATCTAAGCTATTTTACAATCATCCACTCTAAACAATAAAGTAATGAGAAAAATAGAGTAAAAGAGAATACAAAGGTGCTCGAGTTGAGCCTTCAATCTTATCCAAATACTTGAAAATCCTGAGCATAGTTAGCACAAAACTAGAGGAAATATAGGATTTCATAGTGCAACCCTAACTGGCTCAAAACTTTGGGAATGCTAATATAAGAAACAACCCAATAGTCCATTCTTGCAAAAGTGTTTACAATCCCAAGTAATGATGGAGAATTGTACATTCTTGCATATGAACAAAATCCAAACTAGGTAATAATCCAACATAACATCCTAAATAACAACTAATTCAAGGAAGCAAAATAGATAAACAAAATCCAAGCAAAGTTTTCACCAAGTAGAAGATCGCAAAATAGTGATGATAAGCATAATAAACATTAAGAACTTTCAGTAGTAGTGATGATAAGCATAAATATTTAACTAAGCTTGGAAACTACTGAACTATCTCAGACAAAATTATATACTACAAAGTACcgaaggactcaagaaacttcatCACCAAAAGCATGTTGGAAGGCAAAAGCCTACATAAGGATTCCAAATAGCAGCCCAGTTGAGCATTAATTAGTAGAGGACTGTAGCAGTTTTTCCAGCTTCAATCTTTCCCACATTCTGCAGTACGTAAGAGTGAGTATAGTTTGAAACACATGAGAGGACTTTACTAGCTCAAAACAAGAATGTATTAGTAGATAGTAAATTGAACCTTTGTAGATGATAGAAACTCTTCGTCTTCAGGAAACAACTGGAGATTTTTGGTCTTCATTAAGTAGTTCACTGTATCCTCCTCAAAGTCCAACAAGCAACCAAGCCTAATGAGCTCAGCGAGTGGAGCAATCTGGTCTGGCATTTCAGAACATAAGCACTTTGCTATCACATCTGCAAAATTTGTTGCATAGTCAATGTTGTACCTCTTTCGCTTCATTCCACCATCTCTCTTTCGCTTCATTCCACCCTTATCTCTTTGTAAGAATAACTTCGTCTTATCCTTCTCCCAATGAAACAATCTAGTAGCTTTTAAATCTAAAATTATTCCAGAAGATAGTGTCAGCTTATAGCTAACTGTAATAGGAGCATCAATTTCTAAGATTTCTAAATCAAGCAAATATTTGACAAGACGATGCCTTTCATTGGCAATTATACCAAGAGAAGTATCAGAAAGAAAAGCAAGCACAATTCTCAGCAATCCATTGTTCGatatcagagatttctgattgaCTTTCCTAACACTAGCACCAGTGGTCCTGAACGATTCATCCTTTTCTACAGCCTTAGAAATTGATTGAACACCAATGCTGCTATAGATCTTGTTCATATTTGCTCTAGAAAGGGCAGGAGAGGTAACAGGAGGATACCATACAAAGATTGTTTCAGAAACCATGTCAAACAGTTCCTTCAGCAAGAAATCATCAGGAATAAATACATCTTGTTTTTTTGGAAAGAATGACCCCATCATTACTTTGCACTGGTAATTTTGATATGCTTCCGAGCAGAAGTTTCTCTGTGTCTCTATTCCAATGCTTCGCAATGAAGACCCAGAAAGCAGAGCATTGCTGAACAGCAAGGTGGTGCACTGAAACTTCCCATGAGGACCAGAGCTTGCAGTAGTCATTGACCCATGGATAAAACGGAACCTcaaaaactcttaaaaagaaACCATAAAGCTGTGTGTCATAGTATTTATCCAAAATGAAGAGTTGGGAACCAAACAGGTCAAGTCTATCATTTAGTATGCAGCTGTTGGAGCTCACCCATTCTCCACCACCACTTGGGATCCAAATCCACTTTGCATCTTTATCATTAGCCTCCCATTTATGTGTATTCAAGAACAGGTACACTCTCGAGATTGTAGTAATATCAGAGTGGCACTTAATATGAAGGGCTAGTAAAAGGCATGCCTGAGTGGCATCGACAGATACACCAATTTCTTTAAGCTCATTTTTATAAGATGCGAGCTCAGATCCATAAAAGATGTCATCAATAAAGGGACCGTCTTTCCTTTGCAAACTCCACTTGGGATCAAAGAGAATGCTCTCTTCTGGAGATTTGTATCCAAGAACTGTTTTTATCCATCTACTTTTCATCTTTTGCTTGAACTCCATAGGAAGAGATTCTGCATTTTCCTTCAGATTGCGAATGCACTGTAGCAAGGATATAATGCTAACGGGATTAATGATAGAAGGATCTCTGGGAAGGTCAATACCATCAATGACAAATTTAGCTCCCTCTTTGAATTCAACTATAACACCAAAGGCCTGGAGCTCATTTTTGAAATCATAGATCTCATTGGAGTAACCATAGAATTCAGAATTACCATCAATAAGTGGAAGATTTGATATAGCTGAGATAAGTTGCCACTCTGGACTGAATAGGATTGAAGCTTTTGGAGATCTGAATCCAAGATTAGTATGCAACCATTCCTTCTCAACGGAGAAAAGGAAAAGATCATGCGTCAATGTAATTTCCTTTTTAACAAATtgcctataacatgatagcaatgcAAGAACATTTTTGTTTGTGATAAATCTTCCCTCTAAAAGACGATTCAATCGAAAAGCAATAGCTTTTGAGAAGTCATTTATGGTTACTGCTACTCCAACTTTCTTTAGCTCATCCTGATATGACCTGATTCTACCACCATACATTGCATCATCTATTACCGGAATGCCGCTGACAACCTGAAGAAGGCATTCCCATTCTAAGACAGCCAGAAAAGATTCCCCTGGATTTTCATAGCCAAGCTGGGTCTTCAACCATTTAGTCTGTGATAACTTTTCGAATAAATCATCAGGAATGTAAGCATTTCGTATGCAATCAAGTATAAAAATGGCAGCATCAGCAGATACAGAGCTTGAAGGCATTTCGAAATTATCAACCACAATCTGATAATTTTTGTTGAATCCAACTAAAACACCAAATAATTGCAGCTCGATCTTGTAATCAGAAATCTGCTCACCATAGAAAGAAGTGTCAATGAAGGGGAGATTACAGACATGCGATGCAAGTGTCCATTCTGAATCAAGCAACAATATGGATTCTGATGCTAATCTGAAACCAACAGATGTTTTTAGCCATCTTGCAGTTTTGGTGCTCTGAATTAGATAGTCAGGGGACAAGCTTATCTCTCCCAAATATCTGACCAAATTGAGCAACGAAAAGACTTTTGCTCGGGTTAAGGTGGAATCAGCTGTTGCAGTCCGGATATGGCTACCAATATATTCTGATGCATCCATAAAATCAAATCTGACTCCAATTTCTTTAAGTTCTTCAGTGAACTCTGTTATCTTTTCACCATAAAAATCTTTCAGGATTAATGGTATATCAACAAGTGTTGATGCTACCTGAAGTAGTCTTCCCCAACCTGAGCTCGGCAAGAATGACTCAGAAGGTGGCTTGTAACCAATTGATGTCTTCAACCAGCTTCCAGTTTTTATGCTGCTAAAAAAGTTCTGCAGCTTACAATTAGTTCCACGAGATCTTATATTTCTAATCCATTCAAGTAACAAGAATGCATTGTCTTTTGTCAAAGGAGAGTAAACAATTTTGAAAGCTGCATTTGGAGGATAAACTTGTGGAACATCAGAGGCCTTTCcatgttgttgtaggaacttcaAAATCTGTCCTTCACATGTAACATTTCCTGCAAAATTGGCAGTGGCCAAATACTCCCTGCTCAgtacaaaatatttttcagccCTCCAAGGATTTGAACCCATTAACGTTATCCATTTGCCCATGCTGGCTGGCACAAGGACTTCTGTCATTTTGAGTATCACTTTTCCATACTCATCTACTATTGGCAAGTGAGAGACCAATGTGTTTATGTCCCATTGCCCAGCATAATTACACTTGTGAGAATGATATAGAAAATGAGCGAAGGCTATGACATGCTTGCTACTAGTTAGTGACTTGATCACAATTGACCCATAGTCATAGACTTAAACTCTGCAGCTTCACAGAATTCTTGAGCCAATCCATTACTCCTAATTTTGACGTTCTTAAAGACAATTGCATGGTCTGCGGCATAAAGTATAGGTTTGAGGCAGATATAAACTCCTTGTTCCA from Zingiber officinale cultivar Zhangliang chromosome 5B, Zo_v1.1, whole genome shotgun sequence encodes the following:
- the LOC121987901 gene encoding uncharacterized protein LOC121987901; this encodes MTTASSGPHGKFQCTTLLFSNALLSGSSLRSIGIETQRNFCSEAYQNYQCKVMMGSFFPKKQDVFIPDDFLLKELFDMVSETIFVWYPPVTSPALSRANMNKIYSSIGVQSISKAVEKDESFRTTGASVRKVNQKSLISNNGLLRIVLAFLSDTSLGIIANERHRLVKYLLDLEILEIDAPITVSYKLTLSSGIILDLKATRLFHWEKDKTKLFLQRDKGGMKRKRDGGMKRKRYNIDYATNFADVIAKCLCSEMPDQIAPLAELIRLGCLLDFEEDTVNYLMKTKNLQLFPEDEEFLSSTKNVGKIEAGKTATVLY
- the LOC121987080 gene encoding uncharacterized protein LOC121987080 → MGSNPWRAEKYFVLSREYLATANFAGNVTCEGQILKFLQQHGKASDVPQVYPPNAAFKIVYSPLTKDNAFLLLEWIRNIRSRGTNCKLQNFFSSIKTGSWLKTSIGYKPPSESFLPSSGWGRLLQVASTLVDIPLILKDFYGEKITEFTEELKEIGVRFDFMDASEYIGSHIRTATADSTLTRAKVFSLLNLVRYLGEISLSPDYLIQSTKTARWLKTSVGFRLASESILLLDSEWTLASHVCNLPFIDTSFYGEQISDYKIELQLFGVLVGFNKNYQIVVDNFEMPSSSVSADAAIFILDCIRNAYIPDDLFEKLSQTKWLKTQLGYENPGESFLAVLEWECLLQVVSGIPVIDDAMYGGRIRSYQDELKKVGVAVTINDFSKAIAFRLNRLLEGRFITNKNVLALLSCYRQFVKKEITLTHDLFLFSVEKEWLHTNLGFRSPKASILFSPEWQLISAISNLPLIDGNSEFYGYSNEIYDFKNELQAFGVIVEFKEGAKFVIDGIDLPRDPSIINPVSIISLLQCIRNLKENAESLPMEFKQKMKSRWIKTVLGYKSPEESILFDPKWSLQRKDGPFIDDIFYGSELASYKNELKEIGVSVDATQACLLLALHIKCHSDITTISRVYLFLNTHKWEANDKDAKWIWIPSGGGEWSF